One window of Pieris napi chromosome 14, ilPieNapi1.2, whole genome shotgun sequence genomic DNA carries:
- the LOC125055790 gene encoding COP9 signalosome complex subunit 6, with product MSSADRIDFEMEVEVESASSGPSVDVPNPASPAAPPPGVNKSVVVTNASSGSVTVSLHPLVIMNVSEHWTRLRAQEGSPQTVVGALIGKQKGRNIEVMNSFELVFSVIEGDIVIDRDYYNLKEEQFKQVFSEMDFLGWYTTGETPTERDIAVHRQICDINECPVMLMLHPGGRNGEQLPVDLYESVIDVVNGRATMLLAPLTYTLAAEEAERIGVDHVARVSSGEAAFNSLVADHLTAQRSAIKMLVSRVRAVLSTVRAIRDGTLPPRPALLREARALANRLPLLTSQQFRTHFYNQCNDVALMTYLGTITKGCNAINQLVNRFNVMYDRQGVGRRMRGLFF from the exons ATGTCTAGCGCTGATAGAATTGATTTCGAGATGGAAGTTGAGGTAGAAAGTGCTTCATCTGGCCCATCAGTAGACGTTCCTAATCCTGCTTCTCCTGCAGCACCGCCCCCGGGAGTCAACAAAAGTGTTGTGGTTACAAATGCTTCGTCTGGTTCTGTTACCGTATCACTTCATCCTCTAGTTATTATGAATGTTTCGGAACATTGGACCAGATTACGAGCTCAAGAAGGTTCTCCACAAAcag TGGTTGGGGCACTAATCGGCAAACAAAAAGGAAGAAATATTGAAGTAATGAATTCATTTGAACTAGTATTCAGTGTTATTGAAGGGGATATTGTTATTGACAGGGACTACTATAATTTAAAGGAAGAACAAT TTAAACAAGtattttctgaaatggatttCCTGGGATGGTATACAACTGGAGAGACTCCGACAGAAAGAGACATTGCAGTACACAGACAAATTTGTGATATTAATGAATGTCCTGTTATGCTAATGCTACATCCAGGTGGCAGGAATGGTGAG CAACTGCCAGTAGATCTATATGAATCAGTAATAGATGTAGTGAACGGAAGAGCAACGATGCTACTCGCTCCACTTACATATACTTTGGCTGCTGAAGAAGCTGAGAGAATTGGAGTGGATCATGTAGCTAGGGTATCATCTGGTGAAGCAGCATTTAACAGCTTAG ttgCGGACCACTTAACAGCCCAGCGGTCGGCTATAAAAATGCTAGTCTCCAGAGTAAGAGCAGTGCTCAGCACAGTACGGGCAATTAGGGATGGTACTTTGCCTCCTAGACCAGCGTTACTTAGAGAAGCGCGAGCTTTAGCAAATCGCCTGCCTTTGCTCACATCACAACAGTTTCGCACACATTTCTATAAT CAATGCAACGATGTGGCACTCATGACTTACCTGGGTACAATCACAAAAGGATGTAACGCTATCAACCAGTTAGTGAATAGATTCAATGTGATGTATGACAGACAGGGTGTGGGACGGCGCATGAGGGGACTTTTCTTTTAG
- the LOC125055791 gene encoding phosphatidate cytidylyltransferase, mitochondrial, translating to MAATATKVVGAAKDISPLYYRMLSKFPQNFTFCFAYGSAVKPQIGNEKKHNMIDLIYCVDNSHRWHGANLEINPSHYSALRFLGKGFVAKFQEKWGAKVYFNTLVEMKEENVTIKYGVVSQKDLITDLLDWNYLYLAGRLHKPVEIIKQTKTSQLQNALQSNLRSAVHTALLILPETFSEYDFYFAISNLSYAGDFRMTFGENKNKVRNIVQPQLLSFRELYRPILQHFHAYVDFPTGDAQCHQDLSPKTKLHHLMQLPMVPQQRIVKFWNHGGPQQDMEDVLRAVAYDIDCAVILRQILKDLVWQSSVRQSLKGIATAGLLKSIRYSAKKIAKMF from the coding sequence ATGGCTGCGACCGCGACAAAAGTTGTAGGAGCCGCAAAGGACATATCACCTCTTTATTATAGAATGCTATCAAAGTTTCCTCAAAACTTTACCTTTTGCTTTGCTTATGGATCTGCTGTCAAACCTCAAATTGGAAATGAGAAGAAACATAACATGATTGACTTGATTTACTGTGTAGATAACTCTCATAGATGGCATGGTGCAAACCTTGAAATTAACCCCTCTCATTACTCTGCTCTTCGTTTCTTGGGCAAAGGATTTGTTGCAAAGTTTCAAGAAAAATGGGGTGCTAAGGTCTATTTCAATACCTTGGTTGAGATGAAAGAAGAAAATGTTACAATTAAGTATGGAGTTGTGTCacaaaaagatttaataaCAGATCTTCTGGATTGGAACTACCTCTACCTGGCTGGTAGACTGCATAAACCCGTAGaaataatcaaacaaacaaaaacttcACAACTGCAAAATGCACTTCAGTCAAATTTGAGATCTGCAGTGCACACAGCTCTACTGATTTTGCCTGAGACATTttcagaatatgatttttattttgccaTATCAAATCTTAGTTATGCTGGAGATTTTCGCATGACTTTtggtgaaaataaaaataaagtgagAAATATAGTTCAACCCCAGTTACTCAGTTTTAGAGAATTATATCGTCCAATATTGCAACATTTCCATGCTTATGTTGATTTTCCAACCGGGGATGCACAATGCCATCAAGATTTAAGTCCAAAAACTAAACTGCATCATCTAATGCAATTGCCTATGGTTCCACAACAAAGAATTGTTAAGTTCTGGAATCATGGTGGACCACAACAGGATATGGAGGATGTGTTGAGAGCAGTTGCATATGACATCGATTGTGCTGTTATTTTAAGACAGATACTAAAAGATTTAGTTTGGCAATCCAGTGTACGACAATCTTTAAAAGGCATAGCCACAGCAGGTCTTCTAAAATCTATTCGGTACAGTGCTAAGAAGATTGCAAAAATGTTTTAG
- the LOC125055789 gene encoding zinc finger CCCH domain-containing protein 13 — protein MLSDESSSDSETGRFKCQTNKQDGHQRRDETRSTNRTRSPGRNKHPVNRYEKGFDRKKDDRDRFQRDRHRHERYSPIRSRYPRDRSRDRRSHERQREKERSKHKDFSLNRDQRRSSRSRLSRSPMHNRNVKDEIKNIIVSDKTTDKYDRKPRDDSPPSPIHTVKRSEVYIPQEQPKTRKSESPVVIDHDSPDEEVQLGSYYSMIPAVVKEKSEESSEIDSSDDEKLRAKLLNLEKELHKTKKKKHKKKHKKRSSKSKDKVLDVISVEVTSTTDIQEVQNEHKTQSTEVSSTQKNRKDSSEEGEILSEEEEFDSNDLRHKLKRSKTAQEQPKLDACGPALPPHLQKRYTKSASPDNVSIKLSAEKVRNIGPTIPSDMRKVLAEQSPELIKESSDEDGIGPLPAGAEEKWSEAHQKLEERAYEIKIKKLEGQSMKGKDVNREQWMLELPEGKTKFLGLEARGFRAKAGPDMSDRSSWTDTPEDKARKASGVVEEDPSETLQREAKDRQVSNRDEEQEQAVRRHKKKHKRDESLLEMHQKKLKKKKKKEIEDKKERRPFSRDVDLQVNKFDEAQKKSIIKKAQDLNTRFSRGDAKFL, from the exons ATGTTATCTGATGAATCAAGCAGTGATTCAGAAACAGGCCGCTTTAAATGCCAAACAAACAAGCAAGATGGTCACCAGAGAAGGGATGAAACTAGGTCTACAAATAGAACAAGATCACCTGGCAGAAACAAGCACCCTGTTAATAGATATGAAAAGGGTTTTGATAGAAAAAAAGATGATAGAGATAGATTTCAAAGAGATAGACACAGACATGAAAGGTATTCTCCTATAAGGTCTAGGTATCCTAGAGATAGAAGTAGAGACAGAAGATCTCATGAGAGACAAAGAGAGAAGGAGAGGTCAAAGCATAAAGATTTTAGTCTAAATAGAGATCAAAGGAGAAGTTCAAGATCCAGGTTGTCTAGATCTCCTATGCATAACAGAAATGTAAAAGATGAGATTAAGAATATCATTGTTTCAGACAAAACTACTGATAAGTATGATAGGAAACCCAGAGATGATAGTCCACCATCTCCTATTCACACTGTCAAGAggtctgaggtttatataccTCAAGAGCAACCAAAAACCAGGAAGAGTGAAAGCCCTGTTGTTATTGATCATGACAGTCCTGATGAGGAAGTACAACTAGGATCATATTATAGCATGATACCAGCTGTTGTAAAGGAAAAATCCGAAGAATCCAGTGAAATTGATTCATCTGATGATGAAAAGCTTCGTGCCAAGCtcttaaatttagaaaaagaaCTGCACAAAACCAAAAAGAAGAAACATAAGAAAAAACACAAGAAGAGAAGTTCAAAGTCAAAAGATAAAGTTTTGGATGTAATATCGGTTGAAGTTACAAGTACAACTGATatacaagaagtgcaaaatGAGCATAAAACTCAGTCAACAGAAGTTTCGTCTAcacaaaaaaatcgtaaagACAGCAGCGAGGAAGGAGAAATATTAAGTGAAGAGGAGGAGTTTGATTCCAATGACCTGAGACACAAGCTAAAAAGATCAAAAACAGCACAAGAACAGCCTAAATTAGATGCTTGTGGTCCCGCACTGCCGCCACATTTGCAGAAACGCTATACTAAGAGTGCCTCTCCCGATAatgtttcaattaaattatcagCTGAAAAGGTCAGAAATATAG GACCAACTATACCATCTGACATGCGAAAAGTACTTGCTGAGCAAAGTCCAGAATTGATAAAAGAAAGTTCAGATGAAGATGGCATCGGTCCGTTACCCGCTGGCGCTGAAGAAAAATGGTCAGAGGCTCATCAAAAACTGGAAGAAAGGGCATATGAAATTAAGATAAAGAAATTGGAAGGGCAAAGCATGAAAGGCAAGGATGTGAATCGGGAACAATGGATGCTTGAACTGCCGGAGGGAAAAACTAAGTTTTTAGGGCTTGAGGCTCGTGGATTCAGAGCAAAAGCGGGACCGGATATGTCTGACAG ATCCAGCTGGACAGATACTCCAGAAGATAAAGCTCGAAAGGCATCGGGTGTGGTTGAGGAAGATCCTTCGGAAACTTTACAACGAGAAGCGAAGGATCGTCAGGTGTCAAACAGAGATGAAGAACAAGAACAAGCTGTGAG AAGACATAAAAAGAAGCATAAAAGAGATGAGAGTTTGTTGGAAATGCACCAAAAAAAACtgaagaagaaaaagaag AAGGAAATAGAAGATAAGAAAGAGCGTCGTCCATTCAGCCGTGATGTAGACCTGCAAGTGAACAAATTTGATGAGGCTCAAAAGAAATCGATCATCAAGAAGGCACAGGACTTAAATACGAGGTTTTCACGCGGCGATGCTAAGTTTTTATAA